The genomic window AGGGGCCTAACACGGGCGGCATGGGCGCATACTCGCCTGCCCCTGTAATAACGCCGGAGCTCGCTCAGGAGATCATGCGCCTTATAATCATACCGACCGTCAGGGCTTTAAAGGAGGAAGGGAGGGAGTATAAGGGGGTCCTCTATGCAGGCTTGATGATAGAGGGGGGCGAGCCCAGGGTGCTTGAATATAACTGTAGATTTGGCGACCCTGAGACCCAGCCCCTCATGATGAGGATGGATTCTGATATAGTGCCGGTTCTATCGGCTGTCGCCGGGAGAGGTCTCTCGGGTGAAAAGGTCGAATGGAAGGACGAAGCTTCGGTATGCGTGGTTCTCGCTTCCAAAGGTTATCCAGGAGACTATAAGAGGGGGGCGGTTATCACGGGGCTCGATGTCGTAGACGGCATGGATGACGTCGTTGCGTTCCATTCCGGCACCTCCTTCGCTAACGGCGGCATCGTGACGGACGGCGGCAGGGTGCTGGGGATTACGGCACTCGGCAGGACAATACCCGAAGCTATAAACCTTGCCTACCAGGCGGTCGGGAAGGTAAACTGTGATTCTCTCTGTTACAGGACGGACATAGGGAAAAAAGCGCTCAGGCACGTCATCCTGACGGAGCCTATTGGCAGGTTGAAGGGAAAGGAGTCGTGAGATGGCTGAAATCTGGTATCTCCCAGTTGATTCGGAATCGGTCGAAGGCATGGAAGCTCAGTACGAGCGACCGTTTCACCAGGCTATTGAGCTCCTTGAGCTTACACCCGAGAAATGGCAGTGCGGGCCGGACGAGTTTCCGGGGCTTAAAACCGGGAATCCGCTCATCGACGAAAGCGGCTATGTATATGTAATGCTCAGGGTCGGCGGGGACGAGGTAACAAAGTATGAAGACCACAGGTGGAAGCCCGGATGGTACAGGTCCTCGCTCACCATCGTCGGGTTTGAAAAAAATCTAAGGAAAAAACCTAAATAATTGGTCTATTTGTCTTGACAGCGGTTTTCTTTTCGGGATATATTAATTGGATTACCTTTTTATGGAGATAAGTATTCGTGCCTACTATCAGTCAGCTGGTCAAAGACGGAAGAAGAAGGGCTAAAAAGAAGAGTAAAGCCCCCGCGTTACAGAATTGTCCTCAGAGGAGAGGGGTCTGCGTCAGGGTTTACACCACTACCCCCAAGAAGCCTAATTCGGCGCTTAGAAAAGTAGCCCGTATAAGGCTCACGAACGGTATCGAGGTCACCGGTTACATACCGGGGGAAGGGCATACGCTTCAGGAGCACTCCGTAATACTGGTAAGGGGCGGAAGGGTGAAGGACCTGCCGGGCGTGAGGTACCATATCGTAAGAGGTACTCTCGACTCTACGGGCGTGGCTAACAGAAGGCAGAGCCGTTCGAAGTACGGGGCGAAGAAACCCAAATAATCTAAGGGAAAAACATATATGCCTAGGAAGGGATCAGTTTCTAAAAGAAAAGTTCCCGTCGATCCCAAGTTCGGTGATTTGACGGTCGCGAAGTTCATAAACTCGCTAATGCACGACGGCAAGAAGAGCAAGGCGGAAATGATATTCTACGGTTCGCTGAAGCTCATCGCCGAAAAGACCGGTAAGGACCCCCTCGAGGTCTTCAATACGGCTATGGACAACATAAAGCCGGGAATCGAGGTCAGGCCCCGCAGGGTCGGCGGCGCCACGTATCAGGTGCCGATGGAGGTGAGCTCCTTCAGGAAGCAGTCCCTTGCCATCAGATGGCTCCTCGCCTCTGCCAGGAAAAGGGACGGGAAGTCCATGATCGACAAGCTCACGGGTGAAATACTGGACGCTGCGGAAGGCCGCGGCGGCGCAATAAAGAAGAGAGAAGATACGCACAAGATGGCGGACGCGAACAGGGCTTTCGCCCATTACAGGTGGTAATAAACAGCGGAGGAGTATTGTGGAAAAGGCTATACCTATAAATAAAGTAAGAAATATCGGGATCGTGGCGCATATAGACGCAGGGAAGACGACTACCACCGAGCGTATCCTGTATTACACGGGTCTCACCTACAAGATCGGCGAAGTCCACGAAGGCACTGCCACGATGGACTGGATGGAACAGGAAAGGGAGAGGGGGATTACCATCACCTCCGCAACCACGACCTGCTTCTGGAATGACCACAGGATAAACATCATCGACACCCCCGGGCACGTCGATTTCACCATCGAGGTCGAGCGTTCGCTTAAGGTCTTGGACGGGGCCGTCGTAGTGTTCGACTCCGTGGGCGGCGTCGAGCCCCAGTCCGAAACAGTCTGGCGGCAGGCCGACAGGTACAGGGTCCCGAGGATGTGCTTCGTGAACAAGATGGACAAGATCGGGGCCGATTTCGCGAAGGTGGTCTCGCAGATAAAAGACAGGCTGAACGCCAATCCCGTACCTCTCCACACGCCTTATTTCGAA from Thermodesulfobacteriota bacterium includes these protein-coding regions:
- the rpsL gene encoding 30S ribosomal protein S12; its protein translation is MPTISQLVKDGRRRAKKKSKAPALQNCPQRRGVCVRVYTTTPKKPNSALRKVARIRLTNGIEVTGYIPGEGHTLQEHSVILVRGGRVKDLPGVRYHIVRGTLDSTGVANRRQSRSKYGAKKPK
- the rpsG gene encoding 30S ribosomal protein S7; protein product: MPRKGSVSKRKVPVDPKFGDLTVAKFINSLMHDGKKSKAEMIFYGSLKLIAEKTGKDPLEVFNTAMDNIKPGIEVRPRRVGGATYQVPMEVSSFRKQSLAIRWLLASARKRDGKSMIDKLTGEILDAAEGRGGAIKKREDTHKMADANRAFAHYRW